From the genome of Nasonia vitripennis strain AsymCx chromosome 1, Nvit_psr_1.1, whole genome shotgun sequence, one region includes:
- the LOC103316028 gene encoding uncharacterized protein LOC103316028: MHKKSYRTHKYTNKSLFIEGRGIFHQEAQYFNKLLPLLRESFVGEDWCPKSFLASDKAALRAQARLHAVSLLAQAKLGKSPAELYPEACVEQIYNDFMQQSKLILLFVDLAVRDPPHERDYQSKLSPVVSHGDCWPNNYLFDKSQPPRASIVDFQMARYAPRMYDITHLIYLSTTSSIRKRELSKAIEAYHEELCDALEKNHPQLERPSLEELLEVYEDMKLSALFTGIMFYPIIFLSKKEMMKYKDEPILFLAISNVEHLN, from the exons ATGCATAAGAAATCTTATCGCACTC ATAAGTACACAAATAAATCTCTGTTCATCGAGGGTCGCGGAATCTTCCACCAAGAGGCCCAGTACTTCAACAAGCTGCTGCCACTGCTCCGCGAGTCGTTCGTCGGCGAGGACTGGTGTCCCAAGAGCTTCCTGGCCAGCGACAAA GCTGCTCTGAGAGCCCAGGCGCGGCTCCACGCGGTTTCCCTGCTGGCCCAGGCGAAGCTGGGAAAGTCCCCGGCGGAGCTCTACCCCGAGGCTTGCGTCGAGCAGATCTACAACGACTTCATGCAGCAGAGCAAGCTGATTCTGCTCTTCGTCGATTTGGCCGTGCGG GATCCACCGCATGAACGCGACTACCAGAGCAAGCTCAGCCCCGTCGTCTCCCACGGCGACTGCTGGCCCAACAATTACCTCTTCGACAAGAGCCAGCCGCCTCGAGCCAGCATCGTCGACTTCCAGATGGCTCGCTACGCGCCCCGCATGTACGACATCACTCACCTGATTTACCTCAGCACGACTTCGAGCATCAGGAAGCGGGAACTGAGTAAAGCCATCGAAGCCTACCATGAGGAGCTGTGCGACGCTCTCGAGAAGAACCACCCTCAGCTCGAACGGCCCAGCCTGGAGGAGCTGCTGGAGGTGTACGAGGACATGAAACTGAGCGCGCTGTTCACTGGCATCATGTTCTACCCGATAATCTTCTTGAGCAAGAAAGAAATGATGAAGTACAAGGACGAACCAATTTTATTTCTTGCAATCTCCAATGTAGAGCATTTAAATTAA
- the LOC100118245 gene encoding speckle-type POZ protein-like isoform X1 produces MTNLVPMPESKRSSFWARLTEKMSNISDTVSKKLSSLTQVEVIRTSYIWTIHNFSFLSVESTKKVKSSVFTMGANKEYQWRLRMYPHGCDEEDSNHLSLFLQLVSPTDTPVSAKFDFSIIKPDGQKHTLASHKIRSYTQWKSLGYHELIERSHLLDERTGYMSDDTLKVSCDVSVATGNMVNQPSLEEPELPEPIDAELNLLRDLDNMLSNKIYADVGLLVGDDRFEVHKALLSARSRVFAAMFEHDMKEKQQSEVRILDIEKEVLEELIRFLYTGRVKEIDTIAPGLLAAADKYALNDLKLMCERSIFSNLTVDNVLNTLVIADRHNSLTLKQQAIEFMKANAPRLMDNLANFLLSSGECAACGCK; encoded by the exons ATGACTAATCTAGTTCCCATGCCCGAAAGTAAAAGATCTAGTTTTTGGGCTAGATTAACAg AAAAGATGTCGAATATTAGCGATACCGTCTCGAAGAAGCTCTCTAGCTTGACACAGGTAGAGGTGATCAGAACCAGCTACATATGGACGATCCACAACTTCAGCTTCTTGTCAGTCGAATCTACGAAGAAAGTCAAGTCATCGGTCTTCACGATGGGAGCGAACAAGGAGTACCAGTGGCGTCTGCGAATGTACCCGCACGGCTGCGACGAGGAGGACAGCAATCACCTCTCCCTCTTCCTGCAGCTGGTCTCGCCAACCGACACACCGGTCAGCGCCAAGTTCGATTTCTCCATCATCAAGCCCGACGGTCAGAAGCACACCCTGGCCTCCCACAAGATCCGCAGCTACACCCAGTGGAAGTCCCTGGGCTACCACGAGCTCATCGAGCGCAGCCACCTGTTGGACGAGCGCACGGGTTACATGTCCGATGATACCCTCAAGGTTAGCTGCGACGTGAGCGTCGCTACCGGCAACATGGTCAATCAGCCGTCCTTGGAGGAGCCCGAGCTGCCCGAGCCGATCGACGCCGAGCTCAACCTGCTCCGCGACCTGGACAACATGCTCAGCAACAAGATCTACGCGGACGTGGGTTTGCTCGTGGGTGACGATCGGTTTGAGGTACACAAGGCCCTGCTGTCTGCTCGCAGCCGGGTCTTCGCGGCTATGTTCGAGCACGACATGAAGGAGAAGCAGCAGAGCGAGGTAAGGATACTCGACATCGAGAAGGAGGTGCTCGAGGAGCTGATACGCTTCCTGTACACGGGCCGCGTCAAGGAGATCGACACGATCGCCCCTGGTCTGCTCGCCGCTGCGGACAAGTACGCGCTCAACGACCTCAAGCTCATGTGCGAGAGATCCATCTTCAGCAACCTCACGGTCGACAATGTGCTCAACACGCTCGTCATCGCCGACAGACACAACTCGCTCACCCTCAAGCAACAGGCCATCGAATTCATGAAGGCCAATGCTCCTAGGTTGATGGATAATTTGGCGAATTTCCTGCTCAGTTCCGGCGAGTGCGCTGCGTGCGGCTGCAAGTAA
- the LOC100118245 gene encoding speckle-type POZ protein-like isoform X2, with translation MSNISDTVSKKLSSLTQVEVIRTSYIWTIHNFSFLSVESTKKVKSSVFTMGANKEYQWRLRMYPHGCDEEDSNHLSLFLQLVSPTDTPVSAKFDFSIIKPDGQKHTLASHKIRSYTQWKSLGYHELIERSHLLDERTGYMSDDTLKVSCDVSVATGNMVNQPSLEEPELPEPIDAELNLLRDLDNMLSNKIYADVGLLVGDDRFEVHKALLSARSRVFAAMFEHDMKEKQQSEVRILDIEKEVLEELIRFLYTGRVKEIDTIAPGLLAAADKYALNDLKLMCERSIFSNLTVDNVLNTLVIADRHNSLTLKQQAIEFMKANAPRLMDNLANFLLSSGECAACGCK, from the coding sequence ATGTCGAATATTAGCGATACCGTCTCGAAGAAGCTCTCTAGCTTGACACAGGTAGAGGTGATCAGAACCAGCTACATATGGACGATCCACAACTTCAGCTTCTTGTCAGTCGAATCTACGAAGAAAGTCAAGTCATCGGTCTTCACGATGGGAGCGAACAAGGAGTACCAGTGGCGTCTGCGAATGTACCCGCACGGCTGCGACGAGGAGGACAGCAATCACCTCTCCCTCTTCCTGCAGCTGGTCTCGCCAACCGACACACCGGTCAGCGCCAAGTTCGATTTCTCCATCATCAAGCCCGACGGTCAGAAGCACACCCTGGCCTCCCACAAGATCCGCAGCTACACCCAGTGGAAGTCCCTGGGCTACCACGAGCTCATCGAGCGCAGCCACCTGTTGGACGAGCGCACGGGTTACATGTCCGATGATACCCTCAAGGTTAGCTGCGACGTGAGCGTCGCTACCGGCAACATGGTCAATCAGCCGTCCTTGGAGGAGCCCGAGCTGCCCGAGCCGATCGACGCCGAGCTCAACCTGCTCCGCGACCTGGACAACATGCTCAGCAACAAGATCTACGCGGACGTGGGTTTGCTCGTGGGTGACGATCGGTTTGAGGTACACAAGGCCCTGCTGTCTGCTCGCAGCCGGGTCTTCGCGGCTATGTTCGAGCACGACATGAAGGAGAAGCAGCAGAGCGAGGTAAGGATACTCGACATCGAGAAGGAGGTGCTCGAGGAGCTGATACGCTTCCTGTACACGGGCCGCGTCAAGGAGATCGACACGATCGCCCCTGGTCTGCTCGCCGCTGCGGACAAGTACGCGCTCAACGACCTCAAGCTCATGTGCGAGAGATCCATCTTCAGCAACCTCACGGTCGACAATGTGCTCAACACGCTCGTCATCGCCGACAGACACAACTCGCTCACCCTCAAGCAACAGGCCATCGAATTCATGAAGGCCAATGCTCCTAGGTTGATGGATAATTTGGCGAATTTCCTGCTCAGTTCCGGCGAGTGCGCTGCGTGCGGCTGCAAGTAA
- the LOC116415793 gene encoding uncharacterized protein LOC116415793 — protein MRKVLNGVDNNEDTNKVDKQNDEDVICIDSDESNDEQVEGNCKDSNENEWPVEALDEYIEILLNKEPITHPANHLIKKEEIPEAHMHVTKNRMQEIPMKKIEVQQHINKRLHEHPIKRDIDKEDILPLKKVKTESGEEQRKNFDFPKKPTFQKDTAESSIEQIIKSISDKFHDRKKNDSLCAKARVICTHLLTVKEQYRNKCFFEISIHLDQYKK, from the exons ATGAGAAAAGTATTGAATGGTGTCGACAATAATG AGGATACTAACAAGGTTGATAAACAAAATGACGAAGATGTGATATGTATCGATTCAGATGAGAGCAACGATGAGCAAGTTGAGGGCAATTGCAAGGATTCGAATGAAAATGAATGGCCAGTAGAAGCTCTTGATGAGTACATCGAAATTCTGTTGAATAAAGAGCCAATAACGCACCCAGCTAATCATCTGATTAAGAAGGAAGAGATTCCAGAAGCTCACATGCATGTAACAAAAAACAGGATGCAGGAAATACCGATGAAGAAGATTGAAGTCCAGCAGCATATCAATAAGAGATTACATGAACATCCGATTAAAAGAGACATTGACAAGGAAGACATATTGCCCTTGAAGAAAGTTAAGACAGAAAGTGGAGAAGAAcagagaaaaaattttgattttccaaaaaaacCTACATTTCAAAAGGATACTGCTGAAAGTTCTATTGAACAAATTATCAAAAGTATATCTGACAAGTTTCATGATCGGAAGAAAAATGATAGTTTGTGTGCAAAGGCAAGAGTTATTTGTACGCATTTGCTAACTGTGAAAGAACAATATAGAAATAAGTGTTTCTTTGAAATATCCATTCATTTAgatcaatataaaaaataa